The Clostridium aceticum genomic interval GGTAGAAGAACTGAAGGAACTTTAGTAGAAGAGAATCCTTACTATGAACACGACTTTGGTAAATTTGTTCCTGAAATCCTTCCAATAGGAATACAACTAAGAGAAATATTGTGGGGAGGTGAAGGGGATGAGTAAAGACTATAGCTATGAAGCTGTCATGGCAAGACGCAGTGAAATTATGAAAAAAGCTGTAGGAATCGATTATTCTGTTTTTGAATCCGGCAGCATTGCTTTTGACTATGAAAGAATGATGAGAGAAACTGGATATACCCTTCAAGAAATGCAGCAAATACAAGGAGAAACTGGCGTAGGAAATACGCCCCTTTTAGAACTTAAAAATATTACAGCTTTAACGAGAAAGCTGGCACCAGAAGGCAACGGGGCAAGAATTTTTATTAAAGATGAAGCTGCCAATCCTTCAGGAAGCTTTAAAGCCAGAAGAGCTGCCAATGCAGTTTATCATGCAAAAAGGTTAGGCTATAAAGGCGTAATTGCTGCCACCAGTGGTAATTATGGAGCAGCAGTAGCTAGTCAGGCGGCTATGCGGGGATTAAAATGTATTATTATTCAAGAATGTTACGATAGCAAAGGAAAAGGACAGCCAGAGATCATTGAAAAGGCTAGGAAATGTGAAGCCTTTGGAGCAGAGGTAATACAACTGACGGTAGGCCCTGAGTTGTTTTATACCTTTTTAAAATTGTTGGAGGAGACAGGGTATTTTAATGCATCTCTTTATACTCCCTTCGGTATTGCTGGTGTAGAAACTTTAGGCTACGAGTTGTCTATGCAGTTTAGAGAAAAAGAAGGCAAGGACCCAGATATAGTAGTATGTACAAACGCTGGCGGTGGAAACTTAACTGGAACTGCACGGGGATTAAAAAAAGCAGGGGCAGACCAAGTAAAAATTGTAGGGGCCAGTGTAAATTTAAAGGGGCTACATATGGCAAGTGACATACACTTCAATAAAAAATCTTTTACTACAGGACATACAGGCTTTGGTGTTCCTTTTGCTACATGGCCAGACCGTTCTGATGTACCAAGATCTGCAGCAAGACCCCTAAGATATATGGACCGATATGTTCTTGTGAATCAAGGAGAAGTTTTTTACATGACAGAGGCATTGGCACAGCTAGAAGGGATAGAAAGGGGACCAGCAGGAAACACCTCTTTGGCAGCAGCCTTTGTTTTAGCGCAAGAAATGAAAAAAGATGAAATCATTGTTGTACAGGAAACTGAATATACAGGTGCTGGAAAACATATTCAGCCACAACTAACCTTTGCTAGAGAAAATGGCATAGAGATTTTCTTCGGAAACCCTGAAGAAGAAGTACAAGGAAAAAATATTGTTTTACCTTCTCATCCATCCCTCATGAAGGCAAGGGATATGGATATGAAAAAACTTAGAGCTTCTTATATTAAAAACTGTATAGAAAACATCAAAGCAACTGAATTGACAGAGGAAGATATAGATTTTTTAGCAGTAGATTGTAAGGCAGATATAGGCTTT includes:
- the ortB gene encoding 2-amino-4-oxopentanoate thiolase subunit OrtB; the encoded protein is MSKDYSYEAVMARRSEIMKKAVGIDYSVFESGSIAFDYERMMRETGYTLQEMQQIQGETGVGNTPLLELKNITALTRKLAPEGNGARIFIKDEAANPSGSFKARRAANAVYHAKRLGYKGVIAATSGNYGAAVASQAAMRGLKCIIIQECYDSKGKGQPEIIEKARKCEAFGAEVIQLTVGPELFYTFLKLLEETGYFNASLYTPFGIAGVETLGYELSMQFREKEGKDPDIVVCTNAGGGNLTGTARGLKKAGADQVKIVGASVNLKGLHMASDIHFNKKSFTTGHTGFGVPFATWPDRSDVPRSAARPLRYMDRYVLVNQGEVFYMTEALAQLEGIERGPAGNTSLAAAFVLAQEMKKDEIIVVQETEYTGAGKHIQPQLTFARENGIEIFFGNPEEEVQGKNIVLPSHPSLMKARDMDMKKLRASYIKNCIENIKATELTEEDIDFLAVDCKADIGFVKDVLNEIGGVKG